The following proteins come from a genomic window of Microbacterium sp. SY138:
- the dhaL gene encoding dihydroxyacetone kinase subunit DhaL: MGAVDTVVLADWVSRFGAAVTEKRDWLTELDSAIGDADHGANMARGMSAVGEKLSAGAPGKVDELLKTVGMTLVSSVGGASGPLYGTFFLRTGMAAGPVSELDGPALAAALRAGLDGIVARGKAEAGDKTMFDAMAPAVDAMDAALAAGSSVAEATRAAADAAAAGRDATLPLVARKGRASYLGERSAGHLDPGAASTAILFDTLAAAVADTA; encoded by the coding sequence ATGGGCGCGGTCGACACCGTCGTGCTCGCCGACTGGGTCTCCCGGTTCGGTGCCGCCGTCACCGAGAAGCGCGACTGGCTCACCGAACTCGACTCGGCCATCGGCGACGCCGACCACGGAGCCAACATGGCTCGCGGTATGAGCGCCGTCGGCGAGAAACTCTCCGCGGGCGCACCCGGAAAGGTCGACGAACTGCTCAAGACCGTCGGCATGACCCTGGTGAGTTCCGTCGGCGGAGCCAGCGGACCCCTCTACGGCACCTTCTTCCTGCGGACGGGAATGGCGGCCGGGCCGGTGTCCGAACTCGACGGCCCCGCTCTTGCGGCTGCGTTGCGGGCAGGACTCGACGGCATCGTCGCACGCGGTAAGGCGGAAGCGGGGGACAAGACCATGTTCGACGCGATGGCGCCGGCGGTGGACGCGATGGACGCGGCACTCGCCGCGGGATCCTCTGTCGCCGAGGCGACCAGGGCCGCCGCGGACGCCGCGGCAGCCGGACGCGATGCCACGCTGCCGCTGGTGGCCCGCAAGGGCAGGGCGAGTTACCTCGGGGAGCGCAGCGCGGGGCACCTCGACCCGGGAGCGGCCTCCACGGCGATCCTCTTCGACACGCTCGCCGCAGCGGTCGCGGACACGGCCTGA
- the dhaK gene encoding dihydroxyacetone kinase subunit DhaK, producing MKKLINAPEDVLVESLKGVALAHPELSVDLENHVITRATPKAQGKVAIVSGGGSGHEPLHGGFVGTGMLDAAVAGEVFTSPTPDRVQVATQAVDRGAGVLHIVKNYTGDVLNFEMAAELAAMDGIEVGSITVDDDVAVQDSLYTAGRRGVGLTVLLEKIVGAGAEEGRDLAAVVELAKKVNGQGRSMGMALTSCTVPAAGKPTFDLPDDQMEIGIGIHGEPGRHREPLAPASEIARQLVEPILADLDAAGPAIVMLNGMGATPLIELYLMYGEVAAILEKSGVQIARNLVGNYITSLDMAGCSVTLLKADDELLRLWDAPVNTPGLRWGV from the coding sequence ATGAAGAAGCTCATCAACGCCCCGGAAGACGTTCTCGTCGAATCGTTGAAGGGTGTCGCCCTCGCTCATCCGGAGCTCTCCGTCGACCTCGAGAACCATGTCATCACCCGAGCCACGCCCAAGGCCCAGGGCAAGGTCGCGATCGTCTCCGGTGGCGGCTCCGGCCATGAACCGCTGCACGGCGGGTTCGTCGGCACCGGGATGCTGGATGCGGCGGTCGCCGGCGAGGTCTTCACCTCCCCGACCCCCGATCGCGTGCAGGTGGCCACCCAGGCCGTGGATCGCGGCGCAGGTGTGCTGCACATCGTGAAGAACTACACCGGCGACGTGTTGAACTTCGAGATGGCCGCCGAGCTCGCCGCGATGGACGGGATCGAGGTCGGGAGCATCACCGTGGATGACGACGTCGCCGTGCAGGACTCGCTGTACACCGCCGGTCGCCGCGGGGTGGGCCTCACCGTGCTGCTCGAGAAGATCGTCGGAGCGGGCGCGGAAGAGGGGCGGGACCTCGCCGCCGTCGTCGAGCTGGCCAAGAAGGTCAACGGACAGGGGCGCTCGATGGGCATGGCTCTCACCAGTTGCACCGTGCCCGCCGCAGGCAAGCCCACGTTCGACCTTCCGGACGATCAGATGGAGATCGGCATCGGCATTCACGGCGAGCCCGGGCGTCACCGCGAACCCCTCGCTCCGGCATCCGAGATCGCCCGGCAGCTGGTCGAGCCGATCCTCGCCGATCTCGACGCCGCAGGACCCGCGATCGTGATGCTCAACGGCATGGGAGCTACGCCGCTCATCGAGCTCTACCTCATGTACGGCGAGGTCGCGGCGATCCTCGAGAAGTCGGGCGTGCAGATCGCCAGGAACCTCGTCGGCAACTACATCACGTCGCTCGACATGGCCGGGTGCTCGGTCACCCTGCTCAAGGCGGACGATGAGCTGCTGCGGTTGTGGGATGCCCCGGTGAACACCCCCGGTCTGCGGTGGGGCGTCTGA
- the paaA gene encoding 1,2-phenylacetyl-CoA epoxidase subunit PaaA: protein MTSPADLSLVGELSDEERLFDELIANEQRIEPRDWMPDAYRKTLVRQISQHAHSEIIGMQPEGNWITRAPSLKRKAILMAKVQDEAGHGLYLYSAAQTLGTTRDEMMDQLISGKAKYSSIFNYPTPTWADMGAIGWLVDGAAICNQVPLCRASYGPYGRAMVRVCKEESFHQRQGFEILLTLMQGSAEQREMAQDAVNRWYWPSLAMFGPPDDQSPNSAQSMKWKIKRFSNDELRQRFVGMLVPQAEILGVTLPDPDLRFDEQTGQYVIGEIDWDEFFEVVRGNGPCNAERLERRRTAHEEGAWVREAAAEYARKQSLETKAVA from the coding sequence ATGACCAGTCCCGCAGACCTGTCCCTGGTGGGCGAGCTCTCCGATGAGGAGCGTCTCTTCGACGAGCTCATCGCGAACGAGCAGCGCATCGAGCCCCGCGACTGGATGCCCGATGCCTACCGCAAGACGCTGGTGCGGCAGATCTCCCAGCACGCGCACTCCGAGATCATCGGCATGCAACCCGAGGGCAACTGGATCACACGCGCGCCGAGCCTCAAGCGCAAGGCGATCCTGATGGCGAAGGTGCAGGACGAGGCCGGCCACGGTCTCTACCTCTACTCCGCGGCGCAGACCCTGGGCACCACGCGCGACGAGATGATGGATCAGCTCATCAGCGGCAAGGCAAAGTACTCGTCGATCTTCAACTACCCCACCCCGACCTGGGCCGACATGGGTGCGATCGGCTGGCTCGTCGACGGCGCCGCGATCTGCAATCAGGTGCCGCTGTGCCGGGCCTCCTACGGTCCGTACGGCCGCGCCATGGTGCGCGTGTGCAAGGAGGAGTCGTTCCACCAGCGGCAGGGCTTCGAGATCCTGCTCACGCTGATGCAGGGCAGCGCGGAGCAGCGCGAGATGGCACAGGATGCCGTGAACCGCTGGTACTGGCCGAGCCTGGCGATGTTCGGGCCACCCGACGACCAGTCCCCGAACTCGGCGCAGTCGATGAAGTGGAAGATCAAGCGGTTCTCGAACGACGAGCTGCGCCAGCGGTTCGTCGGCATGCTCGTGCCCCAGGCCGAGATCCTCGGGGTGACGTTGCCCGACCCCGATCTGCGCTTCGACGAGCAGACCGGCCAGTATGTGATCGGCGAGATCGACTGGGACGAGTTCTTCGAGGTGGTGCGCGGCAACGGGCCGTGCAACGCCGAGCGACTCGAGCGCCGACGCACGGCCCACGAAGAGGGCGCCTGGGTGCGCGAGGCCGCCGCGGAGTATGCCCGCAAGCAGTCCCTCGAGACGAAGGCGGTGGCGTGA
- a CDS encoding enoyl-CoA hydratase/isomerase family protein: MIDLTIADDVATIVLNAPSKRNALDEQGLAELDTAYVEAETAGVRALVLRGEGRGFCAGRDISGVDPRDDDVLGYLGGLVTPLLQRMSRFPAPTFAVAHGACLGVGLGLLIATDVVYVAESAKIGSPFAALGATLDSGGHALFLDRLGAHKTLDLIYTGRLMSGAEAVASGLFSRVFPDDEVVQATTDAAATAARGATAAFLASKELIARIRDERLALWDAVGIENAAQAALCYTDDYREGFAAFQEKRKPEFGGR; the protein is encoded by the coding sequence ATGATCGACCTCACCATCGCCGACGACGTCGCCACGATCGTGCTGAACGCGCCGTCGAAGCGGAACGCCCTCGATGAACAGGGGCTGGCGGAACTCGACACCGCATATGTCGAGGCGGAGACGGCGGGCGTGCGGGCCCTCGTGCTCCGTGGCGAAGGACGCGGGTTCTGCGCTGGGCGGGATATCTCCGGCGTCGACCCGCGGGATGACGATGTGCTCGGCTACCTCGGCGGCCTCGTGACGCCGTTGCTGCAGCGGATGTCCCGGTTTCCCGCGCCGACGTTCGCCGTCGCGCACGGTGCCTGCCTCGGGGTCGGCCTCGGCCTCCTGATCGCGACCGATGTCGTGTACGTAGCCGAGTCTGCGAAGATCGGCTCCCCGTTCGCGGCGCTCGGCGCGACGCTCGACTCCGGCGGCCACGCCCTGTTCCTCGATCGGCTCGGGGCGCACAAGACACTCGACCTCATCTACACGGGCCGCCTCATGAGCGGCGCGGAGGCCGTGGCATCGGGCCTGTTCTCGCGCGTGTTCCCGGATGACGAGGTCGTGCAGGCGACGACGGATGCCGCAGCGACGGCGGCGCGCGGTGCCACGGCGGCGTTCCTGGCGAGCAAGGAGCTCATCGCCCGCATCCGCGACGAGCGGCTCGCGCTGTGGGATGCGGTCGGCATCGAGAACGCCGCGCAGGCCGCGCTGTGCTACACCGACGACTACCGCGAGGGCTTCGCGGCCTTCCAGGAGAAGCGGAAGCCCGAGTTCGGCGGGCGCTGA
- the paaE gene encoding 1,2-phenylacetyl-CoA epoxidase subunit PaaE, translated as MSLFTSAPAPSPRTTAARATSPRKRARFHTLVVDDVRPLTEDAVEVTFTVPAALADEYDHLPGQYVALRTTLDGVEVRRSYSLCRAPEHRDDGQDTRLSVAVKRDEGGLFSTWAQTGLHAGFEIDVMSPQGTFTSALDDLDDRHVVGIAAGSGITPLMALAHTVLNRSDTSRFTLLYTNRATLDVMFLEDLADLKDRFPTRLVLHHVLSREQRAAPVLSGRIDEEKLRTILGTLIPPATVDEWFLCGPLALVDLCREVLADVGVDRSHIRFELFTTGDEPARAARPVQVRAGEKTVRIEVTLDGVSSTVESPVDAHESVLNAALRVRPDAPFACAGGVCGTCRARVIEGSVTMTENYALEPDELERGFVLTCQSHPTSDRVVVDYDV; from the coding sequence ATGTCGCTCTTCACCTCGGCGCCCGCGCCCTCGCCGCGGACGACCGCCGCACGCGCGACCTCCCCCCGGAAGCGCGCCCGTTTCCACACCCTCGTCGTCGACGACGTGCGTCCGCTCACCGAGGATGCCGTGGAAGTGACGTTCACGGTCCCGGCCGCGCTCGCCGACGAATACGACCACCTTCCCGGTCAGTACGTCGCCCTGCGCACCACCCTCGACGGCGTCGAGGTGCGGCGCTCCTACTCGCTGTGCCGCGCACCGGAGCATCGCGACGACGGACAGGACACCCGGCTGAGCGTCGCCGTTAAGCGCGACGAGGGCGGACTCTTCTCCACGTGGGCGCAGACAGGCCTGCACGCCGGCTTCGAGATCGACGTCATGAGCCCGCAGGGCACCTTCACCTCGGCGCTCGACGACCTCGACGACCGCCATGTGGTGGGGATCGCCGCCGGCTCCGGCATCACGCCGCTGATGGCACTCGCGCACACGGTGCTGAACCGGTCGGACACGTCGCGGTTCACCCTGCTCTACACGAACCGCGCGACGCTCGACGTGATGTTCCTGGAAGATCTGGCCGACCTCAAGGACCGCTTCCCGACGAGGCTCGTGCTCCACCACGTGCTGTCCCGAGAGCAGCGGGCGGCTCCTGTGCTGTCCGGACGCATCGACGAGGAGAAGCTCCGCACGATCCTCGGCACCCTCATCCCGCCCGCGACCGTCGATGAATGGTTCCTGTGCGGACCTCTCGCGCTGGTCGACCTCTGTCGCGAGGTGCTGGCCGATGTCGGGGTCGATCGCTCGCACATCCGCTTCGAGCTGTTCACGACCGGTGATGAACCGGCACGTGCGGCCCGGCCGGTGCAGGTGCGCGCCGGCGAGAAGACCGTGCGCATCGAGGTCACGCTCGACGGTGTCTCCTCGACCGTGGAGAGCCCGGTGGATGCACACGAGTCGGTGCTCAACGCGGCGCTGCGCGTGCGGCCCGACGCTCCGTTCGCCTGCGCGGGCGGCGTCTGCGGCACGTGCCGCGCGCGCGTGATCGAGGGCAGCGTGACCATGACCGAGAACTACGCGCTCGAGCCCGACGAGCTCGAACGCGGATTCGTGCTCACCTGCCAGTCCCACCCGACCAGCGACCGCGTGGTCGTCGACTACGACGTCTGA
- the paaB gene encoding 1,2-phenylacetyl-CoA epoxidase subunit PaaB — MATPGADEREPWPLWEVFVRANRGLSHVHVGSLHAPDAEMAIRNARDLYTRRGEGVSIWVAPADAITTSDPDAKGAYFESPAGKNYRHAVYYTASEGVPHL, encoded by the coding sequence ATGGCGACACCGGGCGCGGATGAGCGCGAACCCTGGCCGCTGTGGGAGGTGTTCGTGCGCGCCAATCGCGGGCTCAGCCACGTGCACGTCGGCTCGCTGCACGCGCCCGACGCCGAGATGGCGATCCGCAACGCGCGCGACCTCTACACCCGCCGCGGCGAGGGCGTGTCGATCTGGGTGGCGCCCGCCGACGCGATCACCACGAGCGATCCCGACGCCAAGGGCGCATACTTCGAGAGCCCCGCGGGCAAGAACTACCGCCACGCCGTGTACTACACGGCTTCCGAGGGAGTGCCGCACCTGTGA
- a CDS encoding RecQ family ATP-dependent DNA helicase encodes MTFAAPADTREPARAALRELVGRPDADFHDGQYEAIEALVEGRRRALVVQRTGWGKSAVYFVATLLLRRQGAGPTVLVSPLLALMRDQIAAAERAGVRAVAINSTNAHEWSEVLGQLDRDEVDVLLVSPERLNNPAFREQQLPALVRRIGMLVVDEAHCISDWGHDFRPDYRRLRDLIAQMPADVPVLATTATANSRVVADVAEQLGSLQSGDRDAEPVLTIRGPLARTSLRLGVLRLRDSASRLAWLLSHIDDLPGSGIIYTLTVAAAVDTARLLRDHGHDVRAYTGQTDTDERAESEGMLKRNEVKALVATSALGMGFDKPDLGFVLHLGAPSSPVAYYQQVGRAGRASESADVLLLPGVEDRDIWHYFATASMPDKERAERVIGALGDAPISTPALEAMVDIRRTPLELLLKVLDVDGAVRRVQGGWVATGEPWTYDAERYERIAAERLAEQQHMIEYEQTDGCRMEFLQRALDDDTAAPCGRCDNCAGGWFPREIGESASSQAAESLDRVGVPIEPRRAWPTGADRLEVPVKGRIPADEQAAEGRALARLTDLGWGGALREIFAAGAPDAAVTPQLLQACVRVLAGWGWEERPVAVVAMPSRSHPLLVDSLARGLADVGRLPSLGALEPVGGGPSGGPGGNSVFRLAGLWDRFSAQHLDVPSGPVLLVDDLVDSRWTMTVAARTLRQAGATAVLPFALALRG; translated from the coding sequence ATGACATTCGCAGCTCCCGCCGACACCCGCGAGCCCGCACGCGCGGCGCTGCGCGAACTCGTCGGCCGCCCCGACGCCGACTTCCACGACGGGCAGTATGAGGCGATCGAGGCGCTGGTCGAGGGGCGTCGGCGCGCGCTCGTGGTGCAGCGCACCGGCTGGGGAAAGTCCGCGGTGTACTTCGTCGCCACCCTGCTGCTGCGTCGACAGGGGGCGGGGCCGACCGTGCTGGTGTCGCCGCTGCTCGCGCTCATGCGCGACCAGATCGCCGCGGCCGAACGTGCCGGGGTGAGGGCGGTCGCGATCAACTCCACCAACGCGCACGAATGGTCTGAGGTGCTCGGGCAGCTCGACCGCGATGAGGTCGATGTGCTGCTGGTCTCGCCGGAGAGGCTGAACAACCCCGCGTTCCGCGAGCAGCAGCTGCCGGCGCTGGTGCGTCGCATCGGCATGCTCGTCGTCGACGAGGCGCACTGCATCAGCGATTGGGGACACGACTTCCGTCCCGACTACCGGCGGCTGCGCGACCTGATCGCGCAGATGCCCGCCGACGTGCCGGTGCTGGCGACCACCGCGACGGCGAACAGCCGGGTCGTGGCAGACGTCGCCGAGCAGCTCGGCAGTCTCCAGAGCGGTGACCGCGACGCCGAGCCGGTGCTCACCATCCGCGGCCCGCTCGCCCGCACCTCATTGCGTCTGGGGGTGCTCCGCCTGCGCGATTCGGCGAGTCGTCTCGCGTGGCTGCTCAGCCACATCGACGATCTTCCCGGATCCGGCATCATCTACACGCTGACCGTCGCGGCCGCCGTCGACACCGCCCGGCTGCTGCGAGACCACGGACACGACGTGCGGGCCTACACCGGACAGACCGACACCGATGAACGCGCCGAGTCCGAGGGGATGCTCAAGCGCAACGAGGTGAAGGCGCTCGTCGCCACGAGTGCGCTCGGCATGGGCTTCGACAAGCCCGATCTGGGATTCGTGCTCCACCTCGGTGCGCCCTCGTCGCCGGTGGCCTACTACCAGCAGGTCGGCCGTGCCGGTCGCGCGAGTGAGAGCGCCGACGTGCTGCTGCTCCCCGGCGTCGAGGATCGCGATATCTGGCATTACTTCGCGACGGCGTCGATGCCCGACAAGGAGCGGGCGGAGCGGGTGATCGGTGCGCTCGGCGATGCTCCGATCTCGACGCCGGCGCTCGAAGCGATGGTCGACATCCGCCGCACGCCGCTCGAGCTGCTGCTGAAGGTCCTCGACGTCGACGGCGCGGTGCGGCGCGTGCAGGGCGGCTGGGTCGCGACCGGCGAGCCGTGGACCTACGACGCCGAGCGCTACGAGCGCATCGCCGCCGAGCGTCTCGCCGAGCAGCAGCACATGATCGAATACGAGCAGACCGACGGCTGCCGTATGGAGTTCCTGCAGCGTGCCCTCGACGACGACACGGCCGCGCCCTGCGGAAGGTGCGACAACTGCGCGGGCGGATGGTTCCCTCGCGAGATCGGAGAATCCGCGAGCTCGCAGGCCGCGGAGTCGCTCGACCGTGTCGGTGTGCCGATCGAGCCTCGTCGTGCCTGGCCGACCGGAGCCGATCGGCTCGAGGTGCCGGTCAAGGGGCGCATCCCCGCCGACGAGCAGGCTGCCGAGGGGCGAGCACTGGCGCGCCTCACCGACCTGGGCTGGGGAGGGGCGCTGCGCGAGATCTTTGCCGCGGGCGCGCCCGACGCCGCGGTGACCCCGCAGTTGCTCCAGGCCTGCGTCCGCGTGCTCGCCGGATGGGGCTGGGAGGAGCGCCCGGTGGCTGTCGTCGCGATGCCATCGCGTTCGCACCCGCTACTGGTCGACTCGCTCGCCCGCGGGCTCGCCGACGTCGGCCGTCTGCCCTCCCTCGGCGCGCTCGAACCCGTCGGCGGCGGGCCCTCCGGCGGACCGGGCGGGAACAGCGTCTTCCGTCTCGCCGGGCTGTGGGACCGTTTCAGCGCGCAGCACCTCGACGTGCCGTCGGGGCCGGTGCTGCTCGTGGACGATCTTGTCGACAGTCGATGGACGATGACGGTCGCGGCCCGGACTCTCCGTCAGGCCGGGGCGACCGCGGTCCTGCCGTTCGCCCTCGCGCTTCGCGGCTGA
- the paaC gene encoding 1,2-phenylacetyl-CoA epoxidase subunit PaaC has product MSTPHPTTAPEDVDVHGDIHGDVSVDELRLSQELSGTGAVATSADIAEYALRLGDDALILSQQLGAWISRAPELEEDVALGNIALDLLGHARSFLHYAGSYDGRSEDDLAFFRDEPEFRCAWIVQQPNGDFAQTIARQFVVATYMFELYTALRGSSDETFAAIAEKSLKEVDYHRDHAVQWMLRLAGGTEESRTRIIRAIGDVWPYVDELFRDDELIERLGDAAVSPSRLRPGFDGVVATVFTEAELTVPDVMSSSAGGRRGAHATPLGHILAEMQVLARRHPGATW; this is encoded by the coding sequence GTGAGCACACCGCACCCGACCACCGCGCCCGAGGACGTCGACGTTCACGGCGACATCCACGGCGACGTCTCGGTCGACGAACTCCGCCTCTCGCAGGAGCTCTCCGGCACCGGCGCGGTGGCCACGTCCGCCGACATCGCCGAGTACGCACTGCGCCTCGGAGATGACGCCCTCATCCTCTCCCAGCAGCTGGGCGCCTGGATCTCGCGGGCCCCGGAGCTGGAGGAGGACGTGGCCCTGGGCAACATCGCGCTCGACCTGCTCGGCCACGCGCGCTCGTTCCTGCACTACGCGGGGTCGTACGACGGCCGCAGCGAAGACGACCTCGCCTTCTTCCGCGACGAGCCCGAGTTCCGTTGCGCGTGGATCGTGCAGCAGCCCAACGGCGACTTCGCCCAGACGATCGCCCGACAGTTCGTCGTGGCGACCTACATGTTCGAGCTCTACACGGCGTTGCGCGGCAGCAGCGACGAGACCTTCGCCGCGATCGCCGAGAAATCGCTCAAGGAGGTCGACTACCACCGCGATCACGCCGTGCAGTGGATGCTGCGCCTCGCGGGTGGCACCGAGGAGTCCCGCACCCGCATCATCCGGGCGATCGGTGATGTCTGGCCGTACGTCGACGAGCTGTTCCGCGACGATGAGCTGATCGAGCGACTCGGCGATGCGGCCGTGTCCCCGTCGCGCCTGCGTCCCGGGTTCGACGGCGTGGTCGCGACCGTCTTCACCGAGGCGGAGCTGACGGTTCCCGACGTCATGTCGTCGTCGGCGGGCGGGCGTCGCGGCGCGCACGCGACCCCCCTCGGCCACATCCTCGCCGAGATGCAGGTGCTCGCGCGACGGCATCCGGGGGCGACATGGTGA
- a CDS encoding IclR family transcriptional regulator — MIQAIDRAAKILELLQGARHLGITDLAAALSLPPSTVHGIVKSLRSHGLVAKERGGQRYMLGPTLLRLSNVYLDTLDVRARAMRWTQELARRTNLSVRLGAPHFTDVLVIHHNLRPDDSQQMLETGVAIPAHASAMGKVLLAYDLGFQQSVFEQPLRSLTGDTITDVARLTLELPAIAERGTAGEFDEAVLGESSIAAPVADASNDIVAAVAVVLPTSQTPASDAILNALRETARNVSRELGATTWPPRVAPADD, encoded by the coding sequence GTGATCCAGGCGATCGACCGCGCGGCGAAGATCCTCGAACTGCTCCAGGGAGCACGCCACCTCGGCATCACCGACCTCGCGGCGGCACTCAGCCTGCCGCCGTCGACCGTGCACGGGATCGTGAAGTCGCTGCGGTCGCACGGACTCGTCGCGAAGGAGCGGGGCGGCCAGCGCTACATGCTCGGTCCGACTCTCCTGCGCCTGAGCAACGTCTACCTCGACACCCTCGACGTACGCGCCAGGGCGATGAGATGGACGCAGGAACTCGCGCGCCGCACCAACCTCTCGGTACGGCTGGGCGCACCGCACTTCACCGACGTGCTCGTCATCCATCACAACCTGCGACCCGACGACAGCCAGCAGATGCTCGAGACCGGGGTGGCCATCCCCGCCCATGCCTCGGCGATGGGCAAGGTCCTCCTCGCCTACGACCTGGGTTTCCAGCAGAGCGTGTTCGAACAGCCGCTGCGCAGCCTCACCGGCGACACGATCACCGACGTCGCTCGGCTGACCCTCGAGCTGCCGGCCATCGCCGAACGCGGCACGGCCGGAGAGTTCGACGAGGCGGTGCTCGGCGAGTCCTCGATCGCCGCCCCCGTCGCTGACGCGTCGAACGACATCGTCGCCGCGGTCGCCGTGGTGCTGCCCACATCGCAGACACCCGCCTCGGACGCGATCCTCAATGCCCTGCGCGAGACGGCACGGAACGTCTCCCGCGAACTCGGCGCGACCACCTGGCCACCGCGCGTGGCGCCCGCCGACGATTGA
- the paaD gene encoding 1,2-phenylacetyl-CoA epoxidase subunit PaaD yields MVTLTPTQAAWRIAASVPDPEVPVLTIEDLGVLRAVEVDGTRVHVDITPTYSGCPAMDTIRDDVILALTAAGFDRVDVRLVLSPAWTTDWMTEAGKTKLAEYGIAPPSGRAAVSTGPIRLALSVRCPRCGSLDTREVSHFGSTSCKALFECRACLEPFDHFKVH; encoded by the coding sequence ATGGTGACTCTCACTCCGACGCAGGCCGCCTGGCGGATCGCCGCTTCCGTTCCCGACCCCGAGGTCCCCGTCCTCACGATCGAGGACCTCGGCGTGCTCCGTGCGGTCGAGGTCGACGGCACCCGGGTGCACGTCGACATCACGCCGACGTACAGCGGCTGCCCCGCGATGGACACGATCCGAGACGATGTGATCCTCGCCCTCACCGCCGCCGGCTTCGACCGGGTCGATGTGCGGCTGGTCCTCTCGCCCGCCTGGACGACGGACTGGATGACGGAAGCCGGCAAGACGAAGCTCGCGGAGTACGGCATCGCGCCGCCCTCCGGCCGCGCCGCCGTCTCGACCGGGCCGATCCGCCTGGCGCTGAGCGTGCGCTGCCCGCGATGCGGGTCGCTCGACACCCGCGAGGTCTCCCACTTCGGCTCGACCTCGTGCAAGGCGCTCTTCGAGTGCCGCGCCTGCCTCGAGCCCTTCGACCACTTCAAGGTGCACTGA